The following proteins are co-located in the Billgrantia tianxiuensis genome:
- a CDS encoding GGDEF domain-containing protein — translation MTAGKNEAGEGASLDWRDEFQDSALEALYRRTMQLQDAQQLRYALWIIAGIFLLFGAADYILLGASLQLLALLLIRLVVALSCLALARLIGRQPAQAHRPRPLNLVYFIAISGLLLSILLHPGSVGLHISSVAVSSLAIYLLVPNRLPWILAWNGYLAGGFILVAALWKPLSPGMLVSSILILSFANLMGWLTYSRLNRLQRKQFALLVAEREVNRKLQKEIEERQLLEAQLRHMASTDPLTGIANRRHFFELAEREFRRAQREGTPLAIFMVDIDLFKTLNDHHGHATGDLVLTTVASCCASMLRETDIIGRYGGEEFVIALPQADLETATFIAERLRHKVTSLRLPMLDEGQHLSVTVGISQVEPNEARLELALQRADDALYAGKARGRNCVVVAGEAPSSIVARA, via the coding sequence ATGACTGCTGGCAAGAACGAGGCTGGGGAGGGGGCTTCGCTCGACTGGCGTGACGAGTTCCAGGACTCGGCGCTGGAAGCCCTGTATCGCCGTACCATGCAGTTGCAGGACGCACAGCAGTTGCGGTATGCCTTGTGGATCATTGCAGGTATCTTTCTGCTGTTCGGTGCAGCGGACTACATCTTGCTCGGCGCGAGCCTACAGCTGCTTGCCCTGCTGCTGATCCGCCTCGTCGTGGCGCTCAGTTGCCTGGCACTGGCACGCCTGATCGGCCGTCAGCCGGCCCAGGCACATCGCCCCAGGCCGCTCAACCTGGTGTACTTCATCGCCATCTCCGGCTTGCTGCTATCCATCCTGCTGCATCCCGGCAGCGTGGGCCTGCATATTTCAAGCGTGGCGGTATCAAGCTTGGCCATCTATCTCCTGGTGCCCAACCGCCTGCCGTGGATATTGGCCTGGAACGGCTACCTGGCGGGTGGCTTCATTCTGGTGGCAGCGCTGTGGAAGCCCCTCTCTCCCGGCATGTTGGTCAGCAGTATCCTGATTCTCTCCTTCGCCAACCTGATGGGCTGGTTGACCTATAGTCGCCTCAACCGACTCCAGCGCAAGCAGTTCGCCCTGCTGGTGGCGGAACGCGAGGTCAACCGCAAGCTGCAAAAGGAGATCGAAGAGCGCCAGTTGCTCGAAGCTCAGCTGCGCCACATGGCCAGTACCGATCCGCTGACCGGCATTGCCAACCGGCGTCACTTCTTCGAGCTGGCGGAGCGCGAATTCCGCCGGGCACAACGTGAAGGCACGCCTCTGGCAATCTTTATGGTCGATATCGATCTGTTCAAGACACTCAATGATCACCACGGGCATGCCACCGGCGATTTGGTGCTGACCACCGTCGCCTCATGCTGCGCCTCGATGCTGCGCGAGACGGACATCATCGGCCGCTACGGTGGCGAGGAGTTCGTCATCGCCCTGCCCCAGGCAGACCTCGAAACCGCGACCTTCATCGCCGAACGCTTGCGCCACAAGGTGACATCGCTGCGTCTGCCGATGCTCGATGAAGGCCAGCATCTCTCCGTAACGGTGGGCATCAGCCAGGTCGAACCCAATGAGGCGAGACTCGAGTTGGCGCTGCAACGCGCCGATGACGCGCTCTACGCAGGCAAGGCCCGTGGACGCAACTGCGTGGTAGTAGCAGGTGAAGCCCCTTCCTCGATCGTCGCCAGGGCCTGA
- a CDS encoding ABC transporter permease has product MNLQSVKTIYLAEMARSLRTVLQSIVSPVVSTSLYFVVFGAAIGSRISEVDGVSYGAFIVPGLIMLMLLTQSVSTASFGIFFPRFSGTIYEILSAPISYFEVVLGYVGAAATKSVILGLIVLVTARLFVPFSIQHPLVMLLFLMLTALTFSLLGFIIGIWADGFEKLQLVPLLIVTPLTFLGGTFYSIDMLPPFWQAVTLLNPVVYLVSGFRWSFYGSGDVSIWASLAIIVLFLGVALAVISWIFRTGYRLKP; this is encoded by the coding sequence ATGAACCTGCAATCGGTGAAGACCATCTACCTGGCCGAGATGGCCCGCAGCCTGCGCACCGTGCTGCAGAGCATCGTTTCGCCGGTAGTATCCACCTCGCTCTACTTCGTGGTGTTCGGCGCCGCCATCGGCTCGCGTATCAGCGAGGTGGACGGAGTGAGCTACGGTGCCTTCATCGTGCCCGGGCTGATCATGCTGATGCTGCTGACCCAGAGCGTCTCTACCGCCTCGTTCGGCATCTTCTTTCCGCGCTTCTCGGGCACCATCTACGAGATCCTCTCGGCGCCGATCTCCTATTTCGAGGTCGTGCTTGGCTATGTCGGCGCGGCGGCTACCAAGTCGGTAATCCTGGGCTTGATCGTACTCGTCACGGCGCGCCTGTTCGTCCCCTTCTCGATTCAGCATCCGCTGGTGATGCTGCTGTTCCTGATGCTCACCGCGCTGACCTTCAGCCTGCTCGGCTTCATCATCGGTATCTGGGCCGACGGCTTCGAGAAGCTCCAACTGGTGCCGCTGCTGATCGTCACACCGCTGACCTTCCTTGGCGGTACCTTCTACTCCATCGACATGTTGCCGCCCTTCTGGCAAGCCGTGACCCTGCTCAATCCGGTGGTTTATCTGGTCAGCGGGTTTCGCTGGAGTTTCTATGGCTCCGGCGATGTCAGCATCTGGGCCAGCCTGGCCATCATCGTGCTGTTCCTCGGCGTCGCACTGGCGGTGATCAGTTGGATCTTCCGTACCGGCTATCGCCTCAAGCCGTGA
- a CDS encoding ABC transporter ATP-binding protein — translation MIQVEQLSKTYRDGFQALKEVDLTIRRGEIFALLGPNGAGKTTLISVICGLVNASSGSVKVDGFDNVTQYREARERIGLVPQELTNEAFTTVWDTVSFSRGLFGKPKDPGHIENVLRALTLWDKRDNRLLELSGGMKRRVLIAKALSHRPQVLFLDEPTAGVDVELRREMWEVVRGLRDQGVTIILTTHYIEEAEEMADRIGVIRRGELVLVEEKATLMRQLGRKELTLHLAVPLEAVPAALAGHDLVLADEGHALVYTYDATRQDEGTGIAGLLADLEATGVRVKDLHTRQSSLEEIFVNLVRESA, via the coding sequence ATGATCCAGGTCGAGCAGCTCTCGAAGACCTACCGCGACGGCTTTCAGGCCTTGAAGGAGGTCGATCTGACCATTCGCCGCGGAGAGATCTTCGCCCTGCTCGGTCCCAACGGGGCCGGCAAGACGACCCTGATCAGCGTGATCTGCGGTTTGGTCAATGCCAGCAGCGGCAGCGTCAAGGTCGACGGCTTCGACAACGTGACCCAGTATCGCGAAGCCCGAGAGCGCATCGGCCTGGTACCCCAGGAATTGACCAACGAAGCCTTCACCACGGTATGGGATACGGTCAGCTTCAGCCGCGGGCTGTTCGGCAAGCCCAAGGATCCGGGGCACATCGAGAACGTGCTGCGCGCACTCACCCTGTGGGACAAGCGCGACAATCGCCTGCTGGAGCTCTCCGGTGGCATGAAGCGTCGGGTGCTGATCGCCAAGGCGCTGTCGCACAGGCCGCAGGTGCTGTTCCTGGACGAGCCCACCGCCGGTGTCGACGTGGAGCTCAGGCGCGAGATGTGGGAGGTCGTGCGCGGCCTGCGTGACCAGGGCGTGACCATCATCCTTACCACTCACTATATCGAGGAAGCCGAGGAGATGGCCGACCGCATCGGCGTGATCCGTCGTGGCGAGCTGGTACTGGTGGAGGAGAAGGCAACGCTGATGCGCCAGCTGGGGCGCAAGGAGCTGACACTGCACCTCGCCGTGCCGCTCGAGGCCGTGCCCGCCGCCCTCGCCGGCCACGATCTCGTGCTGGCCGACGAGGGCCATGCGCTGGTCTACACCTACGACGCCACCCGCCAGGACGAAGGCACCGGCATCGCCGGGCTGCTGGCCGATCTCGAGGCTACCGGCGTGCGCGTCAAGGACCTGCATACGCGGCAGAGTTCGCTCGAGGAGATCTTCGTCAACCTGGTACGGGAGAGCGCATGA
- a CDS encoding peptidylprolyl isomerase produces the protein MARATARHILVSDEAKCEALKAEIEGGRDFAEVAREYSTCPSGRQGGDLGSFGPGQMVREFDEVVFSGELNKVHGPVKTQFGYHLLEITSRS, from the coding sequence ATGGCCAGGGCAACTGCACGGCATATTCTGGTAAGCGACGAAGCGAAATGCGAGGCCCTCAAGGCCGAGATCGAGGGCGGTCGCGACTTCGCCGAAGTAGCGCGCGAGTACTCCACCTGCCCTTCGGGCCGTCAGGGTGGCGATCTGGGCAGCTTCGGCCCGGGCCAGATGGTGCGTGAGTTCGACGAGGTGGTGTTCTCCGGCGAGCTGAACAAGGTCCATGGTCCAGTGAAGACCCAGTTCGGCTATCATCTGCTGGAAATCACCAGCCGCAGCTGA
- a CDS encoding SDR family NAD(P)-dependent oxidoreductase has protein sequence MSRRSPLSSGATPPSVLVTGGSSGIGHAASHALAQRGWRVFTTARREEDLARLQAEGLEALPLELASSESIESCITQVLERTGGRLDALFNNAAYGQPGAVEDLSREVLRAQLEANLLGTHELTTRIIPVMREQGSGRIVQNSSVLGFAALPYRGAYVCSKFALEGLTDTLRQELHGSGIHVSLIEPGPIASRFRENAYRAFKANIDADHSYHRDTYRAVEARLAGRKGSSGGAFTLGPAAVVDKLIHALESRRPKPRYHVTLPTHLFGVLKRLLTTRGMDRVLLASTRDERRT, from the coding sequence ATGAGTCGCCGTTCCCCACTCTCCAGCGGTGCTACGCCACCCAGCGTATTGGTGACCGGCGGCTCCAGCGGCATCGGCCATGCCGCGTCACATGCCTTGGCGCAACGCGGCTGGCGCGTCTTCACCACCGCTCGCCGCGAGGAGGATCTTGCACGGCTTCAGGCAGAGGGGCTCGAAGCCCTGCCCCTGGAGCTGGCTTCCAGCGAATCGATCGAAAGCTGCATTACGCAGGTGCTGGAGCGCACCGGTGGGCGGCTCGACGCACTGTTCAACAATGCCGCCTACGGCCAGCCGGGCGCGGTGGAGGATCTTTCCCGGGAGGTGCTGCGCGCTCAGTTGGAAGCCAACCTGCTCGGCACGCATGAACTCACCACGCGGATCATTCCGGTGATGCGGGAGCAAGGCAGCGGGCGCATCGTGCAGAACAGTTCGGTGCTCGGGTTCGCCGCACTGCCATATCGTGGCGCCTACGTGTGCTCCAAGTTCGCCTTGGAGGGCTTGACCGATACCCTGCGCCAGGAGCTTCACGGCAGCGGTATCCATGTCAGCCTGATCGAACCAGGCCCTATCGCCAGCCGCTTCCGCGAGAACGCCTATCGCGCCTTCAAGGCCAACATCGATGCCGATCACAGCTACCACCGCGATACCTATCGCGCCGTGGAAGCCCGGCTGGCGGGCCGCAAAGGCTCTTCCGGCGGTGCCTTCACCCTGGGTCCCGCTGCCGTGGTCGACAAGCTGATCCACGCCCTGGAGAGCCGGCGCCCCAAACCGCGTTATCATGTGACCCTGCCCACCCACCTGTTCGGCGTGCTGAAGCGACTGCTCACCACGCGCGGCATGGATCGGGTGCTGCTGGCCTCGACACGCGACGAGCGCAGAACCTAG
- a CDS encoding glutathione S-transferase family protein — MIDLWTWTTPNGRKVSILLEELGLLYRTHAVDITQGEQHEPAFLAVSPNNKIPAIRDDETGIALMESGAIMIYLAEKAGRFLPSEPEKHYRTLEWLMWQMGGLGPLLGQAHHFLHFKPGKAAYAEERFHGEAQRLYRVMDARLADNTYLAGDEYTIADMACWPWVSRYEWQRIDLADYPNVKRWYVGIANRPAVQRGYQVPKKVNEIPLP, encoded by the coding sequence ATGATTGACCTCTGGACCTGGACCACTCCCAACGGGCGCAAGGTTTCCATCCTGCTCGAGGAACTGGGCCTGCTCTACCGCACCCACGCCGTGGACATCACCCAGGGCGAGCAGCACGAGCCAGCCTTCCTCGCGGTCAGCCCCAACAACAAGATTCCCGCCATTCGCGATGACGAGACCGGCATCGCCCTGATGGAGTCGGGCGCCATCATGATCTATCTGGCCGAGAAGGCCGGACGTTTCCTGCCCAGCGAGCCGGAGAAGCACTACCGCACCCTGGAGTGGCTGATGTGGCAGATGGGTGGCCTTGGCCCCCTTCTTGGCCAGGCCCACCATTTCCTGCACTTCAAGCCCGGCAAGGCAGCCTACGCCGAGGAGCGTTTCCATGGCGAGGCCCAACGTCTCTACCGCGTCATGGACGCGCGGCTGGCCGATAACACCTACCTGGCCGGCGACGAATACACCATTGCCGACATGGCCTGCTGGCCCTGGGTGTCGCGTTACGAGTGGCAACGCATCGATCTGGCCGACTATCCGAACGTCAAGCGCTGGTACGTCGGGATTGCCAACCGCCCAGCGGTTCAGCGCGGCTACCAGGTGCCGAAGAAGGTCAACGAGATTCCCCTGCCATGA
- a CDS encoding GFA family protein → MHLRGSCHCGAVTFELESPHPYPYQRCYCSICRKTAGGGGYAINLGGRYDTLRVTGEEVVSIYHALIDGQPSSGERHFCSRCGSALWVFDPSWPELVHPFASAIDTPLPVPPERVHLLLDSKASWVEPEVKPRDKCFDHYPQESLAEWHERLGLVR, encoded by the coding sequence ATGCATCTGCGAGGGTCCTGCCACTGCGGAGCGGTAACGTTCGAGCTCGAATCGCCACACCCGTATCCCTACCAGCGCTGTTACTGCTCGATCTGCCGCAAGACCGCGGGAGGCGGGGGTTATGCCATCAATCTCGGTGGCAGGTACGACACGCTACGGGTAACGGGAGAGGAGGTCGTCTCGATCTATCATGCGCTGATCGATGGCCAGCCGAGTTCCGGTGAGCGGCACTTCTGTTCCCGCTGCGGCAGTGCCCTGTGGGTCTTCGACCCGAGCTGGCCGGAGCTGGTGCATCCTTTCGCTTCGGCCATCGATACGCCTTTGCCGGTACCGCCAGAACGGGTTCATCTGCTGCTGGACAGCAAGGCCAGTTGGGTGGAGCCGGAAGTGAAGCCACGCGACAAGTGTTTCGATCACTACCCGCAAGAGAGCCTGGCGGAATGGCACGAGCGCCTGGGGCTTGTCAGGTAG
- a CDS encoding methyltransferase codes for MPKHPAWNTEQRFSRLTALLAEWQPWWQPTPFTYRLPPWPAGFSARIEALLELNDEQVARLQANPWQQSPLCGWLPVDELAALVRLTPLDAAPLSLPDAWGSHVSGRKWQQIETFLQHLRVAPHDLLLDWCAGKGHLARALAHCHAAEVSALEWQAPLCEEARRLAARQQVSVRVQEQDVLAPDASRFLSSRTHAVALHACGDLHLRLLELAAASGSAVSLAPCCYHRTRDERYRPVSKRGRELCQRHGLRLDRHDLALAVQETVTAPLGVRRRREQANAWRLGFDELQRELRGEDSYLPVPSLAYGRLPGRFDAFCRWAAHGKGLELPGSLDLAPYERAGWKRQAKVKRLELVRHLFRRPLEVWLALDRISLMEEAGFTVEFGTFCNAELTPRNLFIHARKA; via the coding sequence ATGCCGAAGCATCCCGCCTGGAATACTGAACAGCGCTTTTCTCGTCTCACCGCGTTGCTGGCCGAGTGGCAGCCATGGTGGCAGCCGACACCGTTCACCTATCGCCTACCGCCGTGGCCGGCTGGCTTCTCCGCGCGGATCGAGGCGCTGCTCGAGCTGAATGACGAACAGGTGGCCCGGCTGCAGGCCAACCCCTGGCAGCAGTCGCCGCTGTGCGGCTGGCTGCCGGTCGATGAACTGGCCGCGCTGGTACGCCTGACACCGCTCGATGCCGCTCCGTTGTCGTTACCTGACGCATGGGGCAGCCACGTGAGCGGCCGCAAATGGCAGCAGATCGAAACGTTCCTCCAGCACCTGCGCGTGGCGCCGCACGACCTTTTGCTGGACTGGTGCGCAGGCAAGGGGCATCTGGCTCGTGCCTTGGCTCACTGTCACGCCGCGGAGGTCTCCGCCCTGGAGTGGCAGGCTCCGCTATGCGAGGAGGCCCGGCGTCTGGCAGCACGGCAGCAGGTATCGGTGAGGGTCCAAGAACAGGACGTACTGGCCCCCGACGCGAGTCGTTTTCTCTCTTCCAGGACTCACGCCGTCGCCCTGCATGCCTGTGGCGATCTGCATCTACGGTTGCTCGAGCTGGCGGCGGCATCGGGTAGTGCGGTCAGCCTGGCGCCCTGTTGCTACCACCGTACGCGGGACGAGCGCTATCGTCCCGTATCGAAGCGGGGCCGTGAACTATGCCAACGCCACGGCCTGCGGCTCGACCGCCACGACCTGGCCCTGGCCGTTCAGGAAACCGTCACCGCGCCACTGGGAGTGCGTCGTCGTCGTGAGCAGGCCAATGCCTGGCGGCTTGGCTTCGACGAGCTGCAGCGCGAGTTACGCGGCGAGGACAGCTACCTGCCGGTGCCCAGCCTGGCCTATGGCCGCTTGCCCGGACGCTTCGATGCGTTCTGTCGCTGGGCGGCGCATGGCAAAGGGCTCGAGCTGCCGGGCTCCCTCGATCTGGCACCCTATGAGCGGGCGGGCTGGAAGCGCCAGGCAAAGGTGAAACGGCTGGAGCTGGTACGCCATCTATTCCGTCGGCCGCTCGAAGTGTGGCTGGCATTGGATCGGATTTCACTGATGGAAGAGGCCGGCTTTACCGTAGAATTCGGCACTTTCTGCAACGCGGAATTGACGCCGAGAAATCTGTTCATCCACGCCAGGAAAGCTTAA
- a CDS encoding sensor domain-containing diguanylate cyclase, protein MNEGNSAASFDDDLGCLLHELPLPVLVVRARQGWRLLYANDAARCHFGLVGRVVEQDLLQLVGDSERQALEAGASALIQADLTETKFAYRGGSGKPPCEAVLRRATWQRQPAWQLTLIPQQDAACPGRASFYEQMFNTNPAVKLLIDPVDGGIVDANDSAVAFYGYPLDVLKQLNITDINCMDPDEVRAGMAKAESCQQLFFEFRHRLANGEIRDVHVYSGPVLLNGHEYLHSIIVDVTDEKRYYAQLEAYNSLFHNLPVGIYRHTAGPRGHFTAANPAMLRIFEADSYPALFAARVSSFYACPKQIRAFMADLKRDGAVVRRPLRLRTMKGRLIHAEVTAYRQTEADGTAEFSGIVEDVTAQHAAQLNQDRLTHLLDASPDIVAIADAEQRVAYINKAGRELLGALPEALPDALATAHPLWACRLIQEQGIPYALEHGHWYAETAVRTCDGEIPVSQLIVARRDENGVLDSIATIMRDISQAKRYQAELEYHAGHDPLTGAVNRNRFIDLLTRERQKAHRESKPLSLVMFDIDRFKHVNDSFGHSVGDMVLSKLVRTCGALLREVDVLARWGGEEFMLLLPDTPLAGAVTLAERLRRAVEKENFSPVPGITSSFGVAELGPDEPESQCYKRLDEALYRAKDEGRNRVCMAESAEDVAEQPKAR, encoded by the coding sequence GTGAACGAAGGTAACTCGGCGGCGTCTTTCGACGACGATCTGGGCTGTCTGCTGCATGAATTACCCCTGCCGGTTCTGGTGGTTCGGGCTCGGCAGGGCTGGCGTTTGCTGTATGCCAACGACGCTGCTCGCTGCCACTTCGGACTCGTCGGCAGGGTCGTGGAGCAGGATCTCCTGCAGCTCGTGGGCGATAGCGAGCGCCAGGCGCTGGAGGCGGGGGCCTCCGCCCTGATACAGGCTGACCTCACCGAGACGAAATTCGCGTATCGGGGAGGCAGCGGCAAGCCGCCTTGTGAGGCGGTTCTGCGACGCGCTACCTGGCAACGCCAGCCGGCATGGCAGTTGACCCTGATTCCTCAGCAGGATGCGGCATGCCCCGGCCGGGCGTCTTTTTACGAGCAGATGTTCAACACCAACCCGGCGGTCAAGCTACTGATCGACCCCGTGGATGGAGGCATCGTCGATGCCAACGATTCGGCGGTGGCCTTCTACGGCTATCCTCTCGATGTCCTCAAGCAGCTCAACATCACCGATATCAACTGCATGGATCCCGACGAAGTCCGGGCCGGAATGGCCAAGGCCGAATCCTGCCAGCAGCTGTTCTTCGAGTTCCGTCATCGTCTTGCCAACGGCGAGATTCGTGACGTCCACGTCTATTCGGGACCAGTATTGCTGAACGGCCACGAGTACCTGCACTCGATCATCGTCGACGTCACCGACGAGAAGCGCTACTACGCCCAGCTCGAAGCCTACAACAGTCTGTTTCACAACCTGCCCGTAGGCATCTATCGTCACACGGCAGGGCCGCGGGGGCACTTCACGGCGGCCAATCCCGCCATGCTGCGCATCTTCGAGGCAGACTCTTACCCGGCGCTCTTCGCCGCGCGAGTCTCTTCCTTTTACGCGTGCCCCAAGCAGATCAGGGCTTTCATGGCAGACCTCAAGCGTGACGGTGCCGTTGTACGCCGTCCGTTGCGGTTGCGCACCATGAAGGGCCGCCTCATCCATGCCGAGGTGACCGCCTATCGCCAGACGGAGGCGGATGGCACGGCGGAATTCAGCGGTATCGTCGAAGACGTGACGGCGCAGCATGCCGCACAGCTCAACCAGGACAGGTTGACGCATCTGCTCGATGCCTCGCCGGATATTGTCGCTATTGCCGATGCCGAGCAGCGGGTGGCATACATCAACAAGGCGGGGCGCGAGCTGCTCGGCGCCTTGCCCGAGGCGCTGCCGGATGCGTTGGCCACGGCGCATCCGCTGTGGGCGTGCCGGCTCATCCAGGAACAGGGCATTCCTTACGCACTGGAGCATGGCCATTGGTATGCGGAAACGGCAGTGAGGACGTGTGATGGCGAGATTCCCGTTTCGCAATTGATCGTCGCCCGACGTGACGAAAACGGTGTGCTGGATAGCATCGCGACTATCATGCGTGACATCAGCCAGGCCAAGCGCTATCAGGCCGAACTGGAATATCACGCCGGCCACGACCCCTTGACCGGCGCCGTCAACCGCAATCGCTTCATCGACCTGTTGACGCGTGAACGACAGAAGGCGCATCGAGAAAGCAAGCCCCTGAGCCTGGTCATGTTCGACATCGACCGCTTCAAGCACGTCAACGATTCCTTCGGCCACAGCGTGGGTGACATGGTGCTGAGCAAGCTGGTGCGAACCTGCGGTGCACTGCTACGCGAAGTCGACGTGCTCGCCCGTTGGGGTGGGGAGGAGTTCATGCTGCTGTTGCCCGACACTCCGTTGGCCGGGGCCGTGACGTTGGCTGAGCGTCTGCGTCGGGCAGTGGAGAAGGAGAACTTCAGCCCGGTACCCGGCATTACCAGTAGTTTCGGCGTTGCCGAACTGGGGCCTGACGAGCCGGAATCCCAGTGCTACAAGCGTCTCGACGAAGCGCTCTACCGGGCCAAGGACGAGGGACGCAACCGAGTCTGCATGGCCGAGTCGGCTGAGGATGTTGCCGAGCAGCCCAAGGCCCGGTAG
- a CDS encoding site-2 protease family protein — protein sequence MFKSVLVLGHFRGIRLEVHISWLIIFALLLTTMSAGFQNQYPDWSITTAVLTALVTALLFFSSIVAHELGHSLVAIRRGVPVTAITLFIFGGVAQMTRDPDKADDEFWIAIAGPIVSFVLAAGFALLAAMTSGWHEPVPVALGWLATINLVVAIFNLIPGFPLDGGRVLRALVWKWTGDSRKSNEMAFASGKLVAYGLFGLAIWNMAAGNLVGGLWIMLIAWFLLNMTQAQGRMHMLRERLAGVRARDLAETDIPLVDAQRSIEAWLYQDVLPSGRRAFLIGTDTAHVVGLVSLSDTRRVEQAQWPITRVADIMTPVEKLYHVAPGAKADEVLQLLNEHGLNQIPVMENGRVSGWIDRQRLLRTVELHLEVKR from the coding sequence ATGTTCAAATCCGTGCTGGTCCTCGGCCATTTCCGTGGCATTCGCCTGGAAGTCCATATCAGTTGGCTGATCATTTTCGCCCTTCTGTTGACGACCATGAGCGCCGGTTTCCAGAACCAATACCCTGACTGGAGCATCACGACCGCCGTGCTCACCGCCCTGGTGACCGCCCTGCTGTTCTTCTCCTCCATCGTGGCTCACGAGCTGGGTCATAGTCTCGTGGCCATTCGGCGTGGCGTTCCCGTCACGGCCATTACTCTATTCATCTTTGGCGGCGTGGCCCAAATGACCCGCGATCCCGACAAGGCGGACGACGAGTTCTGGATCGCCATCGCCGGGCCGATCGTGAGCTTTGTCCTGGCCGCCGGCTTCGCCCTGCTCGCCGCCATGACCAGCGGCTGGCATGAACCGGTCCCGGTGGCACTGGGCTGGCTGGCCACGATCAATCTCGTGGTCGCCATCTTCAATCTCATTCCCGGCTTTCCCCTGGATGGCGGTCGCGTCCTGCGCGCCCTGGTCTGGAAGTGGACCGGCGACTCTCGCAAGAGCAACGAGATGGCTTTTGCCAGCGGCAAACTGGTGGCCTACGGCCTGTTCGGCCTGGCCATCTGGAACATGGCGGCAGGCAATCTGGTTGGCGGGCTTTGGATCATGCTGATCGCCTGGTTCCTGCTCAACATGACTCAGGCCCAGGGCCGCATGCACATGCTACGGGAGCGCCTGGCCGGAGTCCGGGCCCGCGACCTGGCCGAGACCGATATTCCTTTGGTCGATGCGCAGCGCTCTATCGAGGCCTGGCTGTATCAAGACGTGCTGCCGTCCGGCCGCCGAGCCTTCCTGATCGGCACCGATACCGCGCACGTGGTGGGACTGGTTTCACTCAGCGATACGCGTCGCGTGGAACAGGCCCAGTGGCCCATCACCCGGGTTGCAGACATCATGACGCCCGTCGAGAAGCTGTATCATGTCGCACCCGGCGCCAAAGCCGACGAGGTCCTGCAGCTACTGAACGAACATGGCCTGAACCAGATCCCGGTCATGGAGAATGGACGCGTCAGCGGCTGGATCGATCGTCAGCGACTGCTGCGCACCGTCGAGCTCCATCTGGAGGTGAAGCGCTGA
- a CDS encoding M20/M25/M40 family metallo-hydrolase, translating into MPTILGAMVLFAVVVLAGGYWLMLYMPAASFRGEPASLSEDGKVLSERLHRHVRTLSETIGERHYWRPEALQAAEDYIEQAFQAAGLRPQRQAVPTGSRVFHNIEVILPGGQLAEEVFVVGAHYDTVRGTPGADDNASGVAVLIELARLLQQAELDRTLHLVAFVNEEMPFFGSAAMGSLQYARQARAEGMHVVGMISLEMLGYFSDEPGSQAYPFPLDRFYPDQGDFVAFVSNLESRRLVHQVIEAFRHHAEVPSEGLVAPPLLGDIRRSDHWAFWEMGFPAMMLTDTANFRNPYYHGPDDTHDRLDYATMARLTKGLAAALESLARR; encoded by the coding sequence ATGCCGACGATACTAGGCGCAATGGTGCTGTTCGCTGTTGTCGTCCTGGCAGGAGGATACTGGCTGATGCTGTACATGCCAGCAGCGTCCTTTCGCGGCGAGCCGGCTTCGCTAAGCGAGGATGGCAAGGTTTTGAGCGAGCGCTTGCATCGCCACGTGCGTACCCTGTCCGAGACGATCGGCGAGCGTCACTATTGGCGCCCGGAAGCTTTGCAGGCCGCCGAGGATTATATCGAGCAGGCCTTCCAGGCAGCGGGATTGCGGCCGCAGCGACAGGCCGTGCCGACAGGGAGCCGGGTCTTCCATAATATCGAGGTGATCCTGCCAGGCGGCCAGCTGGCGGAAGAGGTGTTCGTGGTTGGCGCTCATTACGATACGGTGCGCGGCACGCCGGGCGCCGACGACAATGCCTCCGGTGTGGCCGTGCTGATCGAATTGGCGCGCCTGCTGCAGCAGGCCGAACTCGACCGCACGCTGCACCTGGTGGCATTCGTCAACGAAGAGATGCCTTTCTTCGGCAGCGCAGCCATGGGCAGCCTGCAGTATGCCCGGCAGGCCCGCGCCGAGGGGATGCATGTCGTTGGCATGATCTCGCTGGAGATGCTCGGCTATTTCAGCGACGAGCCCGGTAGCCAGGCGTATCCGTTCCCCCTCGACCGTTTCTATCCCGACCAGGGCGATTTCGTCGCCTTCGTCAGCAACCTTGAATCCCGCCGCCTGGTGCATCAGGTCATCGAGGCGTTTCGCCACCATGCCGAGGTTCCCTCTGAAGGGTTGGTGGCGCCTCCTCTGCTGGGCGACATACGGCGTTCGGACCACTGGGCCTTCTGGGAGATGGGTTTTCCCGCCATGATGCTGACCGACACCGCCAACTTTCGCAATCCTTATTACCACGGCCCTGACGATACCCATGATCGGCTGGATTACGCCACCATGGCCAGGCTCACCAAGGGCTTGGCGGCGGCGCTGGAAAGCCTGGCCCGGCGCTGA